In a single window of the Haloprofundus halobius genome:
- a CDS encoding HesA/MoeB/ThiF family protein, whose amino-acid sequence MTGAYRARAVGEKSPPSQAAEFQFALSEETWETLDGFLKPPEGHHLHGLPERGAIGIITPSTGDRRTTYLLQKVVEPGPGDVYFDGQLKFHPDYTLRAINEAAEVAGAGLIFIHTHPGSGATPSGPDKIADKEELYDIGLNLGSEVPLAAGIVTDRPNAETGQREWSVRAYEFVYPNSSKAEGASRTGEETGEFTHATAVRVVGERIKKLPTIRDAAGPAGTGGAIDSEAQDSTVELWGERGQQTLAGFRVGVVGLGGVGSLLAEQLARLGVEETIFVDFDYLERANLNRSYGATADDVGKPKVEVAKKVAERSATNPRFTAQAEYGSVVEEDEEHACLPQLLDCDVIINAADTHWVRFLLDEVSHAHLIPVLDGGTELIPNDEKDELDIGSGSLVSATGPGHPCLECTGHWFHGDEEEGVIHDREPDAARGAGYVQGLDDGEELADDGEGDERAPSVATNNGLVASLLALRFQALAVGITSQALVGSQEYDALFGMVDWQEDSNNEKRISCKEACDRKEALARGDHYELPTEPDPTFRKVLEEYREDDQQQKTTPDAEEQTERSVFQRITAYVARLVNRSSKESSQ is encoded by the coding sequence ATGACAGGAGCGTACCGTGCCCGTGCAGTCGGTGAGAAGTCGCCACCCAGTCAGGCGGCAGAATTCCAGTTTGCGCTCAGTGAAGAGACATGGGAGACACTTGATGGATTCCTGAAGCCGCCAGAAGGCCACCATCTGCATGGTTTACCCGAGCGAGGAGCGATCGGAATCATCACCCCGAGCACGGGAGACAGAAGGACGACGTACCTGTTACAGAAGGTCGTCGAACCGGGCCCGGGAGACGTCTACTTCGACGGCCAGCTAAAGTTCCACCCAGACTATACGCTGCGAGCAATCAACGAGGCTGCAGAAGTGGCAGGAGCGGGTCTGATCTTCATCCACACCCATCCGGGAAGCGGTGCGACTCCGTCTGGCCCCGACAAAATAGCTGACAAAGAAGAACTGTACGACATCGGTCTGAATCTCGGCTCGGAGGTCCCGCTCGCAGCGGGTATCGTGACTGATCGTCCTAACGCCGAGACTGGCCAACGCGAATGGTCGGTTCGGGCGTATGAGTTCGTCTACCCGAACTCATCAAAGGCTGAAGGGGCAAGCCGTACCGGAGAGGAAACAGGTGAGTTCACGCACGCAACAGCGGTCCGAGTTGTAGGTGAACGAATCAAAAAGCTCCCAACGATCAGGGATGCTGCTGGGCCGGCTGGTACGGGCGGAGCGATCGACTCAGAAGCTCAGGATTCTACGGTAGAGCTCTGGGGGGAACGCGGTCAACAGACGCTTGCTGGCTTCCGCGTTGGAGTCGTAGGCCTCGGCGGCGTCGGTTCGCTCCTCGCCGAACAATTAGCACGTCTCGGTGTAGAAGAAACGATCTTCGTCGACTTTGACTACCTCGAACGTGCGAACCTCAATCGGTCTTACGGCGCTACAGCTGATGATGTCGGTAAGCCGAAAGTCGAGGTGGCAAAGAAAGTCGCGGAGCGGTCGGCGACGAACCCGCGGTTCACCGCACAGGCAGAGTACGGAAGCGTAGTCGAGGAAGACGAGGAGCACGCTTGCCTTCCACAACTGCTCGACTGCGATGTCATTATCAACGCCGCTGACACGCACTGGGTTCGATTCCTCCTCGACGAGGTCTCACATGCCCACCTCATTCCTGTTCTCGACGGGGGTACCGAGCTCATCCCGAATGACGAAAAAGATGAACTCGACATCGGGTCTGGATCGCTTGTCTCCGCTACTGGACCAGGACATCCCTGTCTCGAGTGTACTGGCCACTGGTTCCACGGAGATGAGGAAGAAGGCGTGATTCACGACAGAGAGCCAGATGCCGCCCGTGGAGCGGGATACGTCCAAGGCCTGGATGACGGTGAAGAGCTGGCGGATGATGGTGAAGGTGATGAGCGGGCGCCCTCCGTGGCCACGAACAACGGGCTCGTGGCATCACTCTTGGCCCTTCGTTTCCAAGCGCTTGCAGTCGGCATCACCTCACAAGCTCTCGTTGGCAGTCAGGAGTATGATGCTCTCTTTGGTATGGTTGACTGGCAAGAAGATAGCAATAATGAAAAACGGATCTCGTGCAAGGAAGCCTGCGACCGGAAAGAAGCACTCGCACGGGGAGATCACTACGAGTTGCCGACTGAGCCCGATCCGACGTTCCGCAAGGTCCTCGAAGAATACAGAGAGGACGATCAACAGCAAAAGACCACCCCGGATGCTGAAGAGCAAACAGAGAGAAGCGTGTTTCAGCGCATTACGGCGTATGTCGCTCGTCTCGTGAACCGAAGTTCGAAGGAATCGTCTCAGTAG
- a CDS encoding DEAD/DEAH box helicase: MEKTIEWLRDRPYYEGQITHQERTPGASAETSPIDLDHRLASALSRHDINELFQHQADAIEVVRDGGNVVLATPTASGKSLAYTVPALERALDHHGKTLYIAPMNALINDQRDTISKIAADLEGSQSVDVATYTGLLTDSEKREVWARQPDVLLTTPDMIHKSLLPYSKSPKHWKWLFQQLETVVVDEVHEFRGIFGSHVSLIFRRLSRLAEYYDSTPQYICCSATIGNPIEHAAAVTGQQPSQFSLINDDASATGPRQWVFWNPPLREDEEPEAESATADGLPSNTEGNSEASPSPSSAVEVPHHNEIIGGERRSHHPETVRLFCDLVQQGYQTLVFTRARQGTEQYANWCDSKLRKRGEHELADQVTAYHSALQDERRTTIEAGLRDGSIRGVWSTNALELGIDVGSLDVVLLDGHPGTSMSTFQRAGRAGRGENPSLVVLVASPNPLDQYCMANPDLLFDGDPEQAAVNPANTQILDDHVCCAAQELFLRTSDDTYFGAEYSTTVASLDDADQLERFSSRTGPRWKYMGEDSPQHTMDIRSIDDRQIELYDRLRDRTLTSLPFGDALRDAHPGAIYHHQKESYRVTEAEFDADRVLLKSVNTMGYTRPLTEKRITIEEELKTGGLASRETVSIGFADLTVAEEVTGYMLYDHPSDEDGVERAFDDPLPERTIRTRGLYFTIPPQIEQDIKAASEEEDGFLASIHALEHALISLFPLEILCARRDVGGLSTEYHPHTGWSTIFVHDGHPGGVGLTREAFEKLETMLERTLEMLSSCPCEDGCPSCVHSPQCGNANRTLNKQLAIRLLKQLLGVPVQP; the protein is encoded by the coding sequence GTGGAGAAGACAATCGAGTGGCTTAGAGACCGCCCCTACTACGAGGGTCAAATCACCCATCAAGAGCGAACGCCAGGGGCCTCGGCCGAAACCTCACCAATCGATCTTGATCACCGGTTAGCGAGCGCACTCTCTCGTCACGATATCAACGAACTCTTCCAACACCAAGCGGACGCAATCGAAGTCGTCCGAGACGGAGGCAATGTCGTGCTCGCTACTCCGACGGCTAGCGGTAAGAGTCTCGCCTATACGGTGCCAGCACTCGAACGCGCTCTTGATCACCACGGTAAGACGCTCTATATCGCACCGATGAACGCTCTGATTAACGATCAAAGGGATACCATCTCCAAGATTGCTGCAGATCTTGAGGGAAGTCAGAGCGTCGACGTTGCGACATATACAGGACTACTGACGGACTCCGAGAAACGCGAAGTCTGGGCCCGCCAACCAGATGTTCTCTTGACCACCCCCGATATGATCCATAAAAGTTTGCTCCCATATTCTAAATCACCAAAACACTGGAAGTGGCTCTTCCAACAGCTTGAGACGGTCGTCGTCGACGAAGTACACGAGTTCCGAGGGATATTCGGAAGCCACGTCTCACTTATTTTCCGTCGTCTCTCACGTTTGGCAGAGTACTACGATTCTACTCCCCAGTACATCTGCTGCTCTGCAACTATCGGGAATCCAATCGAACACGCAGCAGCAGTCACCGGACAGCAACCTAGCCAGTTCTCACTAATCAACGACGATGCCAGTGCGACAGGCCCTCGCCAGTGGGTATTCTGGAATCCTCCGCTAAGAGAAGACGAGGAACCGGAGGCAGAATCGGCGACAGCCGACGGACTGCCTTCAAATACAGAAGGCAATTCTGAAGCGAGTCCATCACCATCAAGCGCGGTTGAAGTACCCCACCACAACGAGATTATAGGCGGAGAGCGCCGTTCCCATCACCCAGAAACGGTGCGGTTGTTCTGCGATCTTGTTCAACAAGGGTATCAAACGCTCGTCTTCACACGGGCCAGACAGGGAACCGAGCAGTACGCAAACTGGTGCGATAGCAAACTTCGAAAGCGTGGTGAACACGAGCTAGCAGACCAGGTTACTGCATACCACTCAGCACTCCAAGACGAGCGTCGGACCACCATCGAGGCAGGGCTTCGCGATGGATCCATTCGAGGTGTCTGGAGTACGAACGCACTCGAGCTCGGCATCGATGTCGGCAGTCTTGACGTCGTCCTTCTTGATGGGCATCCAGGAACGAGCATGAGCACATTCCAGCGCGCGGGGCGGGCAGGACGTGGAGAAAATCCGAGTCTCGTTGTCCTCGTAGCAAGCCCGAATCCGTTAGACCAGTACTGTATGGCGAATCCGGATCTCCTGTTCGACGGTGACCCTGAACAAGCAGCAGTAAACCCCGCAAACACCCAAATACTAGATGACCACGTCTGCTGTGCGGCTCAAGAGCTGTTCCTGCGCACCAGTGACGACACCTACTTCGGCGCTGAATATTCGACGACTGTAGCGTCTCTTGATGACGCGGACCAATTAGAGCGATTTAGCTCTCGAACCGGTCCCCGGTGGAAGTACATGGGAGAGGACAGCCCGCAACACACGATGGACATCCGCTCTATCGATGATCGGCAAATCGAACTCTATGATAGACTGCGTGATAGGACACTCACCTCGCTGCCGTTTGGCGATGCGCTTCGTGATGCACACCCCGGTGCAATCTATCATCATCAAAAGGAGTCATACCGTGTGACAGAGGCAGAATTCGATGCTGACCGTGTGCTCCTGAAGTCCGTGAATACGATGGGGTATACCCGTCCACTCACTGAGAAACGAATTACTATCGAAGAGGAGCTCAAGACGGGCGGTCTCGCCTCGCGGGAGACCGTCTCTATTGGATTTGCGGATCTCACGGTTGCCGAAGAAGTGACGGGATACATGCTCTATGACCACCCATCAGATGAGGACGGCGTCGAGCGGGCTTTCGACGATCCGCTTCCTGAACGGACAATTCGCACCCGTGGGCTCTATTTCACAATTCCGCCGCAGATCGAGCAGGACATCAAAGCTGCGAGTGAGGAAGAGGACGGATTTCTCGCGAGTATCCACGCTCTGGAGCACGCACTAATCTCTTTGTTCCCACTCGAGATTCTATGTGCTCGTCGCGATGTTGGTGGGCTCTCGACCGAGTATCATCCGCACACTGGATGGAGCACGATTTTCGTCCACGATGGTCATCCGGGTGGAGTCGGACTTACTCGAGAAGCGTTCGAGAAGCTGGAGACAATGCTTGAGCGCACGTTGGAAATGCTCTCTAGCTGTCCCTGTGAAGACGGGTGTCCATCGTGCGTTCACTCGCCGCAATGTGGGAATGCGAATCGGACGCTAAACAAGCAGCTCGCAATCCGTCTTCTGAAGCAACTGTTAGGGGTTCCTGTTCAGCCATAG